In Paenibacillus sp. 1781tsa1, one DNA window encodes the following:
- a CDS encoding sugar ABC transporter permease — MAFQDYKPWLGIGGSRWIGLDNFERIFQYKEATQAIVNTLIIAVSKIIVGIIVPIVMAILLSEIRNMGIKKSVQTLVYLPHFLSWVTVAGLMIDILGLDGGINHILTRIFGNDPIYFLGDPDLFRFTVVISDVWKSFGFGMIVYLATIAGINPSYYEAAEIDGATRRQQIRYVTLPSMLPMIIVISTLSLGNILDAGFDQVFNLYNPLVYSTGDIIDTYVYRSSLLNGQYGFGTAVGLFKSGISLILIVVSYRLAYKYANYKIF; from the coding sequence ATGGCATTTCAGGACTACAAACCATGGCTTGGCATCGGAGGTTCCCGGTGGATCGGATTAGATAATTTTGAACGAATTTTCCAGTACAAAGAAGCCACACAAGCGATCGTGAATACGCTGATTATCGCCGTTTCCAAAATTATTGTCGGTATTATCGTTCCGATCGTCATGGCTATTCTGCTGAGTGAGATCCGAAATATGGGCATTAAGAAAAGTGTACAGACACTGGTGTATCTGCCGCATTTCTTGTCCTGGGTTACTGTGGCAGGATTGATGATCGACATTCTCGGATTAGACGGAGGAATCAATCACATCTTGACCCGAATTTTCGGAAACGATCCCATTTACTTCTTGGGTGATCCTGATCTGTTTCGATTCACAGTTGTCATCAGCGACGTGTGGAAGAGCTTTGGCTTCGGCATGATTGTTTATTTGGCTACCATTGCCGGGATCAATCCTTCTTATTACGAAGCGGCAGAGATTGATGGGGCCACACGCCGGCAGCAAATTCGATACGTCACTTTACCAAGCATGTTGCCCATGATCATCGTCATTTCTACGCTGAGTCTAGGCAATATTCTGGACGCAGGCTTTGATCAAGTATTCAATCTGTACAACCCGCTTGTCTACAGTACAGGAGATATCATTGATACCTATGTCTACCGTTCATCCTTGTTAAACGGGCAATACGGGTTCGGGACCGCTGTCGGACTGTTCAAATCGGGAATCAGCTTGATTTTGATCGTTGTCTCCTACAGGCTGGCCTATAAATATGCCAATTACAAAATATTCTAA
- a CDS encoding carbohydrate ABC transporter permease: protein MYHKTTGYRVFSYFNYAFMILAGLACFLPLLHLLAQSLSSKAAISGNMVSFWPVGFNVDAYVKTFNNSNFNGAMLTSITRTVLGTTISMFILTCAGYALSKEFRGRNVLMWFFIFTMLFSGGLIPSYILITALGLKDTIWALVLPGAFGAYNLILLVNFFKTIPKALEEAAFIDGASFFVILSKIYLPLSLPGIATVSLFIMVGHWNSWFDGILYMSDASKYPLASFLQTVVVQSNMQNMAMSQSEVAAMSEQSIKAAQIFVSTLPIILVYPFLQRYFVKGIVLGAVKE, encoded by the coding sequence ATGTACCATAAGACGACAGGCTATAGAGTATTCTCCTATTTTAATTACGCGTTCATGATACTGGCTGGTCTGGCGTGTTTTCTACCACTGCTTCATCTATTGGCACAATCGCTCAGCAGCAAAGCGGCCATTAGTGGGAATATGGTGTCATTTTGGCCGGTCGGATTCAACGTGGATGCCTATGTAAAAACGTTCAACAATTCCAATTTCAACGGTGCCATGCTGACATCCATTACTCGAACCGTGTTGGGTACGACCATCAGCATGTTTATCCTTACCTGCGCAGGATATGCCCTGTCCAAAGAATTTCGAGGACGCAACGTGCTCATGTGGTTTTTTATCTTTACCATGCTCTTCTCGGGGGGCTTGATACCTTCTTACATATTGATCACAGCCCTTGGATTAAAAGACACGATATGGGCTCTTGTGCTGCCAGGTGCTTTCGGTGCTTATAACCTGATTCTTCTCGTCAATTTTTTCAAAACGATTCCCAAAGCCTTGGAAGAGGCGGCATTCATTGATGGAGCGTCCTTCTTCGTCATCCTCAGCAAAATATATTTACCATTATCCCTTCCTGGCATAGCGACCGTATCCTTGTTCATTATGGTGGGTCACTGGAACTCCTGGTTTGACGGGATTTTGTACATGTCGGATGCGAGCAAGTATCCGCTGGCTTCGTTCCTGCAGACCGTTGTCGTGCAGAGCAACATGCAGAACATGGCGATGAGCCAGTCCGAGGTGGCAGCCATGTCGGAGCAAAGTATCAAGGCAGCTCAAATTTTTGTCAGCACGCTCCCGATCATTTTGGTTTATCCTTTTTTGCAGCGTTATTTCGTGAAGGGGATTGTACTGGGAGCTGTCAAAGAATAG
- a CDS encoding discoidin domain-containing protein, protein MIKGKSWMAIVIALMLLTVHLTSSVQTVHAASEETKIAATLFVLKNESEVSNAKIHWAPVQGATAYELYRSENNAPYTLLQTLTGITTDDYELNLGNTYKYQVKAYGGTSLLTSAISPEYIPYSLPENLTTFDNTTQSTLMLPNELKVGDTYYRFNFVQKSSGGFGEMIQQTSTDDITYGNDKVVLSYTDHPDLANSKFEGINILYHAPTNKFVFWAHYENSTDYTLARVSVASATPGEDFTFHKSFRPEGNESRDISIFKDDDDSAYLISTANNNSDTILYKLTSDWLDVDYQVSVIYENQHRELPKLIKKDGIYYLFSSQAAGWYPSIPLYSSSTSIDGDWSELRTIGNTSTFSAQSGSVMRVKPDTGNNVVMVAYRWMFGWAGTQNGTTEERLLPVWFSDGYAFYDYFDQVLYNTSDDTLVPVQNGKLLSQGKPATAQTATGTNPASYANDGNYQTEWVATGSSWPHWWKVDLGSVQQLSNVQISWWMQKGSEGFYKYKIETSVDNVNWAVALDRTNNTSYGFTSDALSNTTARYVRINMLNATLHNNPNNWYTPRLWEVKVFGSDTN, encoded by the coding sequence ATGATCAAAGGTAAATCGTGGATGGCTATCGTCATTGCATTGATGCTGTTAACAGTTCATTTAACGTCCTCCGTTCAAACTGTTCACGCTGCTAGTGAAGAGACCAAGATTGCTGCAACGCTGTTTGTGTTGAAAAATGAATCCGAAGTATCCAATGCCAAAATCCATTGGGCACCTGTCCAGGGAGCGACTGCATACGAATTGTACAGATCCGAGAACAATGCACCTTATACATTATTACAGACCTTAACCGGTATAACGACGGATGATTACGAGCTCAACTTGGGTAACACGTATAAATATCAAGTGAAGGCATATGGCGGGACTTCCTTGTTAACCTCTGCGATCTCGCCAGAATACATCCCTTACAGTCTTCCAGAAAACCTCACAACTTTTGATAACACAACGCAATCCACTCTGATGCTCCCGAATGAACTTAAAGTGGGGGATACCTACTATAGGTTTAACTTTGTACAAAAGTCATCAGGCGGTTTTGGCGAAATGATTCAACAGACGTCAACGGATGACATCACATACGGTAACGACAAAGTGGTGCTTTCCTACACGGATCACCCCGATCTGGCGAATTCCAAATTTGAAGGGATTAATATTCTATACCATGCGCCCACGAATAAGTTTGTTTTTTGGGCTCACTATGAAAACAGCACAGACTACACACTTGCCAGGGTATCTGTGGCTTCAGCCACGCCTGGAGAAGACTTTACATTTCACAAAAGCTTTCGACCCGAAGGGAACGAGTCCAGAGATATCTCCATTTTCAAAGATGACGATGACTCAGCTTATCTGATCTCTACCGCCAATAATAATTCGGACACGATTCTGTATAAGTTAACCTCTGATTGGCTGGATGTGGATTATCAAGTTTCTGTTATATATGAAAATCAACACAGGGAACTGCCCAAGCTGATCAAAAAGGATGGCATTTATTATTTGTTCTCTTCCCAAGCAGCAGGTTGGTATCCGAGCATACCTTTATATTCATCATCAACAAGCATAGACGGAGATTGGTCTGAATTACGGACGATTGGCAACACGTCGACCTTCTCGGCGCAATCTGGTTCCGTTATGCGGGTGAAGCCAGATACGGGCAACAACGTAGTTATGGTTGCGTATCGCTGGATGTTCGGCTGGGCAGGTACGCAAAATGGAACAACAGAGGAACGATTGCTTCCCGTGTGGTTCTCCGATGGTTATGCATTTTATGATTATTTTGATCAAGTTCTGTACAACACAAGCGATGACACTCTAGTTCCAGTTCAAAATGGAAAACTCCTGTCACAAGGTAAACCGGCAACAGCGCAAACGGCTACCGGAACGAACCCGGCAAGTTATGCTAATGATGGTAACTATCAAACCGAATGGGTGGCCACAGGCAGTTCCTGGCCACATTGGTGGAAGGTCGATCTTGGCTCCGTTCAACAATTGAGTAATGTGCAGATCTCTTGGTGGATGCAAAAAGGCTCTGAAGGATTTTACAAATATAAAATAGAGACCAGCGTGGATAATGTAAACTGGGCCGTGGCGTTGGATCGAACCAATAATACATCTTATGGTTTCACCTCAGATGCTCTATCGAACACTACCGCCAGGTACGTACGGATTAATATGTTAAATGCGACGCTCCATAACAACCCTAACAACTGGTACACCCCAAGGCTGTGGGAAGTGAAGGTATTTGGATCGGACACCAATTAA
- a CDS encoding family 43 glycosylhydrolase, protein MNNQLTNGGTWNDTSGQPIHAHGGHMLFHDDYYYWYGEDRREDIYVSCYRSKDLFNWEFRNHIITISTPVASIRVRTNLNLMSDKGGKVNLERPKVLFNAVTKKFVLWVHYENGDNYNDAACAIATSDYPDSHFVYHGSFNPYGYMSRDCTLFQDDDGTAYFISAARDNADLHIYRLQEDYLNVERLVGKLWQGEYREAPAVFKRNGKYYMMSSFCTGWEPNQGKYAIANTMDGPWGMLSDFGDETTYRTQPAFVLKRSEQEYLYFADRWNGSDYFQSSYVVLPIEFNGDIPILKDYATLSLREEAHLIHFER, encoded by the coding sequence GTGAATAATCAATTAACCAATGGTGGCACCTGGAATGATACAAGCGGTCAGCCGATCCACGCCCATGGTGGACATATGTTATTCCATGACGATTATTATTACTGGTATGGCGAAGATCGAAGAGAGGATATATATGTTAGTTGTTATCGTTCCAAGGATCTATTCAACTGGGAGTTTAGGAACCATATCATTACGATCTCTACTCCAGTGGCATCCATTCGAGTTCGTACGAATCTGAATTTAATGAGTGACAAAGGCGGAAAGGTAAATCTCGAACGGCCTAAAGTGCTGTTCAACGCGGTGACCAAGAAGTTCGTACTTTGGGTTCACTATGAGAATGGAGATAATTATAACGATGCTGCATGCGCCATCGCCACCTCGGATTATCCGGATAGCCATTTTGTTTATCATGGAAGCTTTAATCCCTATGGGTATATGTCGCGTGACTGCACACTCTTTCAGGACGATGACGGAACGGCATATTTTATTTCGGCTGCAAGAGACAATGCGGACCTTCATATCTATCGACTACAGGAAGATTATCTTAATGTGGAACGTCTTGTCGGAAAGTTGTGGCAGGGGGAATATCGGGAGGCACCGGCTGTCTTCAAGCGGAACGGGAAGTATTATATGATGAGTTCATTTTGCACCGGTTGGGAACCCAATCAAGGGAAGTACGCGATAGCTAATACGATGGATGGTCCATGGGGAATGCTCAGCGATTTTGGGGATGAAACGACGTATCGAACCCAGCCAGCGTTTGTACTGAAGCGATCCGAGCAGGAGTACCTGTACTTTGCGGATCGCTGGAACGGATCGGACTACTTTCAGTCCAGCTATGTGGTACTGCCCATTGAGTTCAATGGGGACATTCCCATTCTAAAGGATTATGCCACGTTATCTTTGCGAGAGGAAGCACATCTGATTCATTTTGAACGATAA
- a CDS encoding DinB family protein has protein sequence MVERPTTEEYAAYYEGYIQLVPDGNIIERLEQQANIVQNLLSSLTEEQANYRYAEGKWSVKEVMGHLLDNERIMSSRLLRIARGDKTNHPGYDQDVLMQSAPFNAYTMADINEEYAVTRRSTILMLRHLTPEAWLCRGIVNDNPASARSIAYVMAGHELHHLSVLRDRYSIDLKL, from the coding sequence ATGGTTGAAAGACCAACTACAGAGGAGTATGCAGCTTATTATGAAGGGTACATCCAGCTTGTTCCTGATGGGAACATCATCGAAAGGCTGGAGCAGCAGGCCAACATCGTACAAAATTTGCTCTCTTCATTAACAGAGGAGCAAGCCAATTATCGTTATGCCGAAGGTAAATGGAGCGTGAAAGAGGTCATGGGCCATCTTTTGGATAACGAACGCATTATGAGCAGCCGATTGCTTCGTATCGCCAGAGGCGACAAAACGAATCATCCCGGTTACGATCAAGACGTACTTATGCAGAGCGCCCCCTTCAATGCATATACCATGGCTGATATAAATGAAGAATATGCCGTCACACGCCGCTCTACCATTCTTATGCTTCGTCACCTCACACCGGAAGCTTGGCTCTGTAGAGGAATCGTCAATGATAATCCTGCTTCAGCTCGATCGATAGCATATGTTATGGCTGGACATGAGCTCCACCATTTATCCGTACTTCGCGATCGCTATTCAATCGATTTGAAATTATAA
- a CDS encoding ATP-dependent DNA helicase, with protein MNWLNELYKVNQREPQKEIERSLVNAIFRIYDRFPRIGLRERIGQQEMSLDITDAYIHGHHAMIEAGVGIGKSFAYLIPSLLTNQMSQKPVIIATSSIQLSEQIHKDLRIIGSRLGFSTVRSVVGKGMGQYACRSRAAEWIRSDDPNASVSPLAQRILDYEIDERADIKAGVSDAEWSHVSVNDCKFERCQHKNACLFYDMRAKLNAKAHEIDFIIVNQDLLIRDLMKKKEGTKSIISEQPALIVIDEAHNLEAKVRDARTLEFTYKRICRVLDTTVQLLTKQSGDKGLFSQSNFIKKCAQHIFKQVNVDLLHHAKQDNDRIKVSEIKGIVLNQALGHLKDFSLRLSILTSRHEREIDDAFEAINGLITLIHVLAETEDNYLLWASSPLGVATISICPKDISQFLKYALFNDKVPVILTSATLCQGGDTLEEQYSYLTHSLGYRGEFMDRKSSPFDYTNHAMMYISNNVPYYHHDQRENYIEAAYKELVQLCNLTQGRTIVLFSAKEDMKYIHKKLISRGNENTWAVHVQKEGSSQDSVIAEFRKSKGVLLGTGVFWEGVNIEGSDLSQVIIFRLPFPVPSDPVYEYKASVTENPFMDVFVPDMLLRLRQGTGRLIRSETDLGILSILDSRLSAAAKKTYREQVLETLPFKKVTEDFEVLEKFVQNKGIRHAD; from the coding sequence ATGAATTGGTTAAATGAACTCTATAAAGTAAATCAACGGGAACCGCAAAAGGAAATCGAACGTTCTTTGGTTAACGCGATCTTCCGAATATATGACCGGTTCCCCCGAATCGGCCTTAGAGAGCGGATCGGACAGCAAGAAATGTCTCTCGATATCACCGATGCTTATATCCATGGACATCATGCCATGATTGAAGCTGGTGTCGGAATCGGCAAATCTTTTGCGTACCTGATACCAAGTCTGCTCACGAATCAAATGTCTCAGAAACCTGTCATTATAGCTACATCCTCCATTCAGCTTTCGGAACAGATACATAAAGATTTAAGGATCATTGGCAGTCGGTTGGGATTTTCAACGGTTCGCTCCGTCGTGGGGAAAGGCATGGGTCAATATGCTTGCCGAAGCAGGGCAGCGGAATGGATCAGGTCTGATGATCCCAACGCCTCCGTGTCTCCTCTTGCCCAGCGCATATTAGATTATGAGATTGATGAACGAGCTGATATTAAAGCTGGAGTAAGTGATGCCGAATGGTCCCACGTTTCTGTGAATGATTGCAAATTTGAACGTTGCCAGCATAAAAATGCATGTTTGTTTTATGATATGAGAGCAAAATTGAATGCAAAAGCTCACGAGATTGATTTTATTATCGTGAACCAGGATCTGCTCATACGGGATTTGATGAAGAAAAAAGAAGGAACGAAGAGCATCATCTCGGAACAGCCTGCTCTGATCGTCATTGATGAAGCGCATAATCTGGAAGCAAAAGTTCGAGACGCCAGAACTCTGGAGTTCACTTACAAGAGAATCTGCCGCGTTCTGGATACCACGGTGCAGCTGCTCACGAAGCAGTCCGGGGATAAGGGGCTCTTTTCACAATCCAATTTTATTAAAAAATGTGCCCAGCATATATTCAAACAGGTAAATGTGGATCTGCTCCACCATGCCAAGCAGGATAACGACCGAATCAAAGTGTCGGAGATCAAAGGAATAGTGTTGAACCAAGCGTTGGGTCATCTGAAAGATTTCAGTCTACGCCTTTCCATTTTGACCTCCCGCCACGAGCGGGAAATAGATGATGCTTTTGAAGCCATCAACGGGCTCATTACACTCATCCATGTCTTGGCTGAAACAGAAGACAACTATCTCTTATGGGCGAGTAGTCCCCTAGGTGTAGCCACGATCAGCATCTGTCCCAAAGATATAAGCCAATTTCTGAAATACGCTTTATTTAATGACAAGGTGCCTGTAATCCTAACGTCGGCGACGTTGTGCCAAGGCGGAGATACACTAGAGGAACAATACTCATATTTGACACATTCCCTCGGTTACAGAGGGGAGTTCATGGATCGCAAATCCTCCCCTTTTGACTACACCAATCATGCCATGATGTACATCTCGAACAACGTTCCATATTACCACCATGACCAGCGCGAAAACTATATTGAAGCAGCTTATAAGGAATTGGTTCAACTCTGTAATTTAACTCAGGGAAGAACAATCGTCCTTTTTTCAGCAAAAGAAGACATGAAGTACATTCACAAGAAATTGATTTCAAGGGGTAATGAAAATACATGGGCAGTCCATGTTCAAAAAGAGGGATCTTCCCAAGATAGTGTCATCGCCGAATTCAGGAAAAGCAAAGGAGTACTCCTGGGTACCGGTGTATTCTGGGAAGGTGTGAATATCGAGGGCTCTGACCTGTCACAGGTCATTATTTTCCGTCTGCCCTTCCCAGTTCCTTCAGACCCTGTTTATGAATATAAGGCATCCGTAACGGAGAATCCATTTATGGATGTGTTTGTACCGGATATGCTTCTCCGATTACGTCAAGGAACGGGACGTTTAATACGTAGTGAAACTGACCTTGGTATACTCAGCATACTTGATTCCCGTCTCAGCGCAGCGGCAAAAAAGACTTACCGGGAACAAGTGCTGGAGACCTTGCCGTTCAAAAAAGTGACGGAGGATTTTGAGGTATTGGAGAAGTTTGTCCAAAATAAAGGGATACGACATGCGGATTAG
- a CDS encoding PLP-dependent aminotransferase family protein: MQFHVAYSSYLNRKYTKMKALYHAIRDAIHEGNLIYGEKLPSTRELAATYHISRGTVNQVYDTLTAQGYILSEHGRGTFVAYQLDLNNDASTVKTCTHHLSAWGNRIQQLGQQTIQRNAHTNAPPHDSRIDSDEVIDFSKYQPDFSKFPYDEWNNRLYAEIRQREHHLETTSAMVSSTGEPRLREAIAAYLRRMRGIQVDPDHIAVTAGSMQAIALLTQLLADPGDYVVTESPCYVGISQAIWAAGAKLIEANLDGQGVVPQDWEARMLFVTPSRQFPTGEMLSLERRQTLLDWAHRHDAMIVEDDYDSEFRYRGMHVEPLKTLDKAGRVIYLGSFTKTLPLEVRLGYVVLPPTLADTFRKAQALYEPRPVNLIEQRALAAFMTSGQYERHLRRMNRLYSRKFHLLLKLLNQQLSTWFDWVENEAGLHVFGWWRGNVTSYEAFRASARLQGVVYSEVNSSTSDGTKYGIYLSFAHLSDEQLQEGVSRLKNAVITPL; the protein is encoded by the coding sequence ATGCAATTTCATGTAGCTTACAGTTCATACTTGAACCGAAAATATACCAAGATGAAGGCTCTTTATCATGCGATTCGTGATGCTATTCATGAAGGCAATCTAATATATGGTGAGAAGTTACCCTCGACCAGAGAGTTAGCTGCGACGTATCACATTTCCCGGGGAACCGTGAATCAAGTGTATGATACGTTGACTGCGCAAGGTTACATTCTTTCAGAGCATGGAAGAGGAACCTTTGTCGCGTATCAGTTGGATTTGAACAATGATGCGTCCACTGTAAAAACATGTACCCATCACTTATCAGCCTGGGGGAATCGTATTCAGCAGTTGGGACAGCAGACGATTCAAAGAAATGCACATACCAATGCTCCACCACATGATTCCAGAATTGATTCCGACGAAGTGATCGACTTTAGCAAATACCAACCTGATTTCTCCAAGTTTCCTTATGATGAATGGAATAATCGACTGTATGCAGAGATAAGGCAGCGTGAGCATCACCTGGAAACAACCTCAGCTATGGTGAGTTCAACAGGTGAGCCGAGATTGAGAGAAGCTATTGCTGCCTATCTTCGGAGAATGCGGGGAATTCAAGTCGATCCGGATCATATCGCCGTGACTGCTGGTTCCATGCAAGCCATAGCTCTACTCACTCAGTTACTTGCAGATCCAGGGGATTATGTAGTAACAGAGAGTCCTTGTTATGTCGGGATATCTCAAGCTATTTGGGCTGCGGGTGCAAAGTTGATTGAAGCCAATCTTGATGGCCAGGGAGTTGTACCTCAAGACTGGGAAGCTCGCATGTTGTTTGTCACGCCGTCACGACAGTTTCCTACTGGCGAGATGCTCAGCCTTGAGCGCAGACAAACCTTGCTGGACTGGGCACATCGGCATGATGCCATGATTGTCGAAGATGATTATGATAGTGAATTCCGATATCGCGGAATGCATGTTGAACCGCTAAAAACACTTGATAAAGCAGGTCGTGTTATCTACCTCGGCAGCTTCACAAAAACCTTACCTTTAGAAGTACGACTTGGGTATGTGGTTCTTCCCCCTACCTTGGCAGACACCTTTAGAAAGGCGCAGGCATTATACGAGCCAAGACCCGTCAACCTGATCGAACAACGGGCATTAGCTGCATTTATGACAAGCGGTCAATATGAGCGTCATCTGCGCAGGATGAATCGTCTGTACAGTCGTAAATTCCATCTCTTACTCAAACTGTTGAACCAGCAGCTCTCTACGTGGTTTGATTGGGTAGAGAATGAAGCAGGTCTGCACGTGTTTGGCTGGTGGCGAGGTAATGTGACCTCTTATGAAGCCTTTCGGGCATCGGCTAGGTTACAAGGTGTGGTATACTCAGAAGTCAACAGTTCAACATCTGATGGTACGAAGTATGGGATCTATTTATCTTTTGCACATTTGTCAGATGAACAATTACAGGAAGGCGTATCCAGATTAAAAAATGCCGTGATCACTCCATTGTGA
- the pdxS gene encoding pyridoxal 5'-phosphate synthase lyase subunit PdxS, whose amino-acid sequence MMQTGTDRVKRGMAEMQKGGVIMDVMNAEQAKIAEAAGATAVMALERVPSDIRAAGGVARMADPTIVEEVMKVVSIPVMAKARIGHYIEAKVLESLGVDYLDESEVLTPADEVFHIDKHEFTVPFVCGAKDLGEALRRIGEGASMIRTKGEPGTGNIVEAVRHMRLINSQLRKVQNMSKDELYAEAKNLGVAYELLREIHENGKLPVVNFAAGGVATPADAALMMHLGADGVFVGSGIFKSDNPEKFARAIVEATTHYTDYKLIAEVSKNLGAPMKGIEISKLAPEERMSNRGW is encoded by the coding sequence ATTATGCAAACAGGTACAGATCGTGTAAAAAGAGGAATGGCTGAGATGCAAAAAGGTGGCGTCATCATGGACGTTATGAACGCAGAGCAAGCTAAAATCGCTGAGGCGGCAGGTGCAACAGCAGTTATGGCTCTTGAGCGGGTACCTTCTGATATTCGCGCAGCCGGCGGAGTAGCTCGTATGGCAGATCCAACGATCGTTGAAGAAGTTATGAAAGTTGTATCTATTCCAGTTATGGCCAAAGCACGTATCGGTCATTACATAGAAGCCAAAGTGCTTGAATCGCTGGGTGTGGACTATCTGGATGAAAGTGAAGTTCTCACGCCTGCAGACGAAGTGTTCCATATTGATAAACATGAGTTCACTGTACCATTTGTATGTGGAGCCAAAGATTTGGGAGAGGCTCTTCGCCGTATTGGCGAGGGAGCATCGATGATTCGTACAAAAGGCGAGCCTGGAACGGGCAACATTGTAGAGGCAGTTCGTCATATGCGTCTTATTAACAGCCAGCTTCGCAAAGTGCAAAACATGTCCAAGGACGAGCTGTACGCTGAAGCCAAAAATCTGGGCGTAGCTTATGAATTACTGCGCGAAATTCATGAAAATGGAAAACTTCCTGTCGTTAACTTTGCAGCAGGCGGAGTGGCTACTCCGGCGGATGCAGCACTAATGATGCACCTTGGAGCAGATGGTGTGTTTGTAGGATCAGGTATTTTCAAATCAGATAACCCTGAGAAATTCGCTCGTGCCATCGTTGAAGCTACAACACACTACACGGATTACAAACTGATTGCCGAAGTATCCAAAAACTTGGGCGCCCCTATGAAAGGGATCGAAATTTCTAAGTTGGCTCCTGAAGAGCGCATGTCCAACCGCGGTTGGTAA